Part of the Ignavibacteriales bacterium genome is shown below.
ATTGATACTTTGAGCCACTTTTAAACTTGGATTAAGACTATATAAATAGAGATCATAGTCATTCCCTGAAGAACCAAATTTGTCGTTCCACTCGAGTACAATCTGAACAGTGCCGCCAGCAGTCATTTTAATATAAAGGTTGCGAAGCGTGGTGGAGCCACCACGAGTGAAATCATGATATGAACTACCTGATGGTTGAGGATAATAATCACCTTGGTAATGACTATCACCGGAATTTCCCGCTGAAGATACATAAATGATTTTATTGCTTGACAACGCAGAAGCTACATGCGATGCGACTGGACCATCTTCAAAAAATGGTTCTGTAATCCAACTGATATCGTCGCAAATTATTTTACATCCAGCGCTTACTAAGGCATCGATAGCTCTATTGAATGCCAATGTATTTGTACCACAGTCGTGAAAATAGAGTGCAGAACCGGGTACCATATCATGCACAATCTCAAGCATAGCAGTTCCTTCATCACCTCCATAAGTATTACTCAACACAGTAAGGCCAGCGCCGTCGGCAGGAAGATCATTAGTCGTTTGTGCACTCGAACGATGATCCACTCCATCGGAAATAATGCCGACTTTAATACCTGTACCTGATTGGGAATAGATTCTTCGCACATTAGCAGTTTTATGGATTGAATCACCTTGTGTCGTAACCGAACCCGTATTTGTTACTGGAGGCACAACCGATTGTACATGCTTAACACCTAATAAAGAAGCCAGGTTTTCAAGATCTTTCACTTTGATCCATGCAACAACAATATGATTACGTTCATCTATATCTGTCATCTTAGTAACCAAGGGATTTAGAATTCCTGTTAAGACATTTGGCTCAAGGTAGATATATACATACACTTCTCCTTCTTTAACATTACTAGCTTGTAAAATATCTTTTCCTTGATATCTATACTGATTCAATTTTCTCATTGATTCCGCGTGAGATTGTAAAGTGAAACCCTCGGGTAAATATTTCTGATCGGTCAATTGGAGAAGATCTGTTCCAAGTTTTTTTTGACTGCCGGTCATGGTTTGTTTTAACGCTTGGCTCGAGGGAGCTGGAAGAAATACTTTATTGTTTTGAAATTTTCCCTGCGCAACGAGACATCTGAATGCGAATAAATTTAAAACTATAAAAAGCACATATTTTTTCGTTACTCTAAACCGAGTACACATCCTTATGCCTTCTTCAATTCTAAGAGAATATATTTTTTAAACGGTTCTGTATCACTGCTTTCCAAGATTATTGGCGGACAAAATATTTCAAAGTATAATGTTGCCACACGGCTACGGACACTTTCTAGAGTTTGATTGACAAAGGATAATAACGCGAAGGAAATTCCGTAAGATCATCAATGCCTTTTTCGCTAATTCTACACTTATTCCTTCTATTCAGGCCATTATCCGTGAAAAAGCAACTATTTTCATCATTGATTGTTGCTTATCGGATAATAAATCCCCTCGGGCTTTTCCGCAAGCGGATAAGTGTATTTTCAAATTCATATTAATGATCTTTTCCTGATTGTCAAGTCTTAATTATAGTTCAACGCGGTGGCACATATAATATGCTGCCGTACAACATGAACTCAAGCTCGTTCCATAAATCTGATATCAAATCTTCAGGAAGCATCTCTCCTAAAAACTTCTTAGAATATCAATAGATGAATAACCATTTGAAGATTTTTTCATGTTGTCTCTCATAAAAAAATTCCGCGATCCGGTAAGCGGTTTAACGCATTTCATCGCTTTCCTTTTCTCTCTTGTAGCACTTGTTTTACTTGTAACTAATGCCGCAATTCAAGGAACAACCTGGCACATCGTCGCCTTTGCCGTCTTTGGAACAAGCTTGATTTTGCTGTACGGAGCAAGTTCGATGTACCACCTTCTTCCGCTTTCTCCACCGGGAACTACGATGCTACGCCGCATTGACCACGTTATGATTTTTGTATTGATTGCCGGAACATACACACCTGTATGCCTTATCCCGTTGCGTGGCGTGTGGGGCTGGAGTCTTTTTGGTATTATCTGGAGCATGGCGATTGCCGGAATTTTCCAGGCGCTCTTCTGGATTCATGCACCCCGCTGGTTTTCTACATCGCTTTATCTTGTTATGGGATGGATAGTCATCATCGCATTCTATCCGCTTGTTCAATCAATTCCTTTTGGCGGCATTATTTGGTTTGTTCTTGGCGGGTTGTGTTATACCGGCGGGGCACTTATCTATGCGTTAAAGCGGCCGAATCCTGTTCCCGGCATTTTTGGCTTTCATGAAATCTGGCACTTATTTGTGATGGCTGGCAGCTTCTGCCACTTCTGGGCAATATTTTACTATGTTTGAATTGCTTGACAACTTGTCTTCTGTGGAGTATATTTGTACAGTTAGTTTTTATAATTTAACGCGTTCTTTCCTATAATTTGTTGGGGTGCTACGATCCTGTTCTAAGTTAGGATCGGGCTGAGATTACACCCTTGTAACCTGATCTGGATAATGCCAGCGTAGGGAAATCGAAATAATTTTTATTAACACCGTTTCTTTTTTCTCCGAGCGCATGGAGATGAGGAAACGGTTTTTTTATTTTAAGGAAAAGCACTATGCGTACATATATTCTTCTTTTCATTGTTGCATTGAGTTACTCTTTTGCAGAAACACAAGAGAAATTCGATCATGATACTGTGTATCAGGCAGACCCTGTCACCATTATAGCGACCCATGCAAGTGAGCGTATTTCACCGGTAACATTTTCTAATCTCATGCATTCAGAAATCAAGCAACAGTATTCTGCACAAGATGTACCGGTTTTATTGTCCGGACTGCCTTCAATCACATTTTATTCTGAAAATGGGAATGGCACAGGCGGTTACAGTTATATTACTTTACGCGGATTTGACCAGCAACGGCTTTCAGTTATGGTTAATGGCGTACCTCAAAATGATCCTGAGGATTTCAGTGTCTACTGGATCGACTTTCCCGATCTGCTTGGCAGCACAACCAATATCCAGGTTCAGCGCGGCGCCGGAAGTGCATTCTACGGCCCGCCCGCAATTGGCGGTTCAATCAATATGCTTGCAGTTCCCTTTCAGCCCAAGCCAAGTGTGACTCTCGAAAGCAGCCTCGGTTTTCAGGAATATGGCGCAACAAACACTATCATGCTTTCAACTCGAAAATATTCTGCAACATTTAATTCTGGGCTCGTGGAGAATCGGTATATGTTTTATGGACGACTCGGGAAGCTTTCCACTGATGGATATCGTGACAAATCGTGGGATGACATCAGTTCATACTTCTTCGGAGCTGAACGGCTTGATGAAACAATGACAACACGTTTCCATTTTTATGGAGGACCTTTTTGCGACGGGTTAGTATACAATGGCATACCAAAATTCTATACTCGTGATTTGAAACTTCGCCGATCAAATTATAATTATTTTGAATTGAACAGCACCCAGGATACTGTACTCTATGCCTCTAACCGGCGGCCACAAGAAGCAGAACAATTCTCTCAACCTCACTTTGAATTGTTGCATGAATGGCGGCTTTCTCCAACCATCACCCTCCATAACACTTTATTCTATCTTCAGGGAGACGGTTATTATGATTATGATGGATCTGGATTAGATACCTCTTCATTACATATTGGTACGGCCTATGGATTCCCAACTTCAATTGATCCATCAAATATTCTGGTTCGTGCATTTGTCGGGAACAAGCAATGGGGATGGCTGCCGCGTTTGGAAATCAACCATGAAACTGGACTCTTGACTCTTGGCGCAGAATTCCGTTTTCACAATTCTCTCCATTGGGGTAAAATTGCATATGCTGAAAATCTTCCGATGAATTATGATCCTGACTATCGTTTCTATGAATACAACGGCGGGAAGAGTATCATTTCGGTTTATGGACATGAACTCTACAAATTGGATAATGCAATGACACTGATGACCGATCTTCAGATGGTGTACAATCGGTACACACTTGAGAACGAAAAATTCCTGAACAACAGGTTTTCCGTCCCGTACTTCTTTCTCAATCCAAGGCTTGGGATTAATTACAATGCCAACGCATCGATCAATATGTACATCAGTCTTGCATATACATCTCGCGAGCCCCGGCTCAAAGATCTCTATAAAGCGGAAGAATCTATTTGGGGAAGCACTCCGCAATTTGAAGCGGACACAACAGGTGGAATTGTGAGATATGATTTTAACAAACCGTTTGCAAAGCCCGAGCATCTTTTTGATCTTGAACTCGGTGGTGTGTATCGTGATGGACAAACTATGGCATCTGTTAATGTCTTCTGGATGGAATTTCAAGATGAGCTTATTAAAAGCGGAACCGTAGATATTTTTGGAGAACCTGTCATGGGGAATGCAGATCGTACGCGCCACATTGGTGTAGAACTCCAATGCCAAACGGATATTCTCACTGGGCTCACCATAAGCGGAAATGCGACACTCTCATACAATCGTTTAATACGCTACTCTGTCGTCGATCATGTAAATAACGGAATAGTCTATCGTAATACTCTGGACGGCAACCCAATCACCGGATCGCCCGATCTTATGGGAAATTTTCGATTATCGTATAATAATAGCAACCTGAATGCTTCGCTCGATGCAAAATACGTTGGCGATTTTTATACAGATAATACCAAGAATAATCTTTTAAAAAATGATGCATACACGGTCGTCAATGTAATGTTGTCATATAGGTTCACACTGGACTCAGGTGTATTCCTTACGGTTCGTGGGGAAACACGGAACTTGTTTGATGCGTTATATACTATGAGTGGTGAAGGTTCTGAATTTTTCCCCGCTGCTGAACGCAATTACATCCTTGGAATGTCATTGCAATTATAATGGCATCATGAAAGAACAATATTCTTTAACGTTTTTGCATCGCTCGATGTAAAATTGTAAATTGCTCATGTGCATATCTCGCCGTGGTATCCAGAGAGTGCCTCGCTTAAGTAAATCGCGGGTATACCTTT
Proteins encoded:
- a CDS encoding hemolysin III family protein; its protein translation is MLSLIKKFRDPVSGLTHFIAFLFSLVALVLLVTNAAIQGTTWHIVAFAVFGTSLILLYGASSMYHLLPLSPPGTTMLRRIDHVMIFVLIAGTYTPVCLIPLRGVWGWSLFGIIWSMAIAGIFQALFWIHAPRWFSTSLYLVMGWIVIIAFYPLVQSIPFGGIIWFVLGGLCYTGGALIYALKRPNPVPGIFGFHEIWHLFVMAGSFCHFWAIFYYV
- a CDS encoding TonB-dependent receptor produces the protein MRTYILLFIVALSYSFAETQEKFDHDTVYQADPVTIIATHASERISPVTFSNLMHSEIKQQYSAQDVPVLLSGLPSITFYSENGNGTGGYSYITLRGFDQQRLSVMVNGVPQNDPEDFSVYWIDFPDLLGSTTNIQVQRGAGSAFYGPPAIGGSINMLAVPFQPKPSVTLESSLGFQEYGATNTIMLSTRKYSATFNSGLVENRYMFYGRLGKLSTDGYRDKSWDDISSYFFGAERLDETMTTRFHFYGGPFCDGLVYNGIPKFYTRDLKLRRSNYNYFELNSTQDTVLYASNRRPQEAEQFSQPHFELLHEWRLSPTITLHNTLFYLQGDGYYDYDGSGLDTSSLHIGTAYGFPTSIDPSNILVRAFVGNKQWGWLPRLEINHETGLLTLGAEFRFHNSLHWGKIAYAENLPMNYDPDYRFYEYNGGKSIISVYGHELYKLDNAMTLMTDLQMVYNRYTLENEKFLNNRFSVPYFFLNPRLGINYNANASINMYISLAYTSREPRLKDLYKAEESIWGSTPQFEADTTGGIVRYDFNKPFAKPEHLFDLELGGVYRDGQTMASVNVFWMEFQDELIKSGTVDIFGEPVMGNADRTRHIGVELQCQTDILTGLTISGNATLSYNRLIRYSVVDHVNNGIVYRNTLDGNPITGSPDLMGNFRLSYNNSNLNASLDAKYVGDFYTDNTKNNLLKNDAYTVVNVMLSYRFTLDSGVFLTVRGETRNLFDALYTMSGEGSEFFPAAERNYILGMSLQL